GGGCCGGGAGGCCGGGCGCACTGTCGGCAGGTCCTCGGACTGAGGCACGCGTGCACGTACGTCCGAGAACGTACGGATACACGCATGTACACCGTTGCGGGACAGTTCCGGATTCACACCGGATTCCCCTGCGGCGACAGCGAGCACGAGCATACATCTTGTGCCGGGCTCCGCCAGCACCCCCAGATGTTGTGTCCGTCAGCGTGCCGGGGTGGTGTCAGAGCGTCAGTTCGTAGGTGAGGAGGGTGATGTCGTCCAGCTCCGGCAGGGGGTTCCAGTCGCGGTCCGGCGTGCGGGTGAAGCCCAGGCGCGCGTAGATGCGGTGGGCGGTGCGCATGGCGGCCTGGGTGGACAGCACGACGCGCGCGCAGCCCTCCACGGACCGGGCGCGGTCGACGCAGGCCCGCACGAGCGCCTCGCCGGTCCCGCGTCCGCGTGCCTCGCGGGCGACGGCGAGCATGCGTATCTCGGCCTCACCGGGCCGGGCGATGTCCGCCAT
The Streptomyces sp. NBC_01723 genome window above contains:
- a CDS encoding GNAT family N-acetyltransferase yields the protein MDFVIRRAAAEEYDTLGEITAQAYLRDGLLDFGEADAYLHELRAVAKRAAAAEVLVAAADGVVLGGVTFVPSGGPMADIARPGEAEIRMLAVAREARGRGTGEALVRACVDRARSVEGCARVVLSTQAAMRTAHRIYARLGFTRTPDRDWNPLPELDDITLLTYELTL